The following proteins are encoded in a genomic region of Phaeodactylum tricornutum CCAP 1055/1 chromosome 1, whole genome shotgun sequence:
- a CDS encoding predicted protein, whose translation YWFFKGVSRGSFGCKGVVKTAGPFYAILGFAGFPLVWCLQEALVTAELGLAYPEPSGAIAWIEEAFVPCAGLLCGYLDWVSGATDNAIYPSLFLEYLLSYIGRGGETFLQHPSWCFCFSGVISAALALINYMGLEVVGILSIVVCVISMSPFLLLSMFGLPKVDLACFLPVITIGGVLWRPFVNSLFWNMNSFDVGASFAGEVQDPERVFPKAMFLSVSFVVFSYLLPVLIALGASDLVQSNWNAGYFTTVAEKVVGPWLAVWTVFAAAVSDIALFEAKMSGDAYQLMGMADCGLIPKKFCKRSRFGTPTNGILVGTFVIFCLGVVDFELLVEMLNFAYSVSLLMEFAAFVNL comes from the exons TATTGGTTTTTTAAAGGGGTCAGCAGAGGATCTTTTGGCTGCAAAGGCGTAGTAAAGACGGCTGGCCCGTTTTACGCCATTCTTGGTTTTGCAGGATTTCCGCTCGTTTGGTGCTTGCAGGAGGCATTGGTAACAGCAGAATTGGGATTGGCTTATCCGGAGCCTTCTGGAGCTATTGCATGGATTGAGGAAGCATTTGTACCCTGTGCAGGATTACTTTGTGGCTATTTAGATTGGGTGTCTGGCGCAACTGACAATGCAATTTACCCCAGCTTGTTCTTAGAGTATCTCTTGTCTTATATTGGACGCGGTGGAGAAACATTTTTGCAACATCCCTCatggtgtttttgtttttccgGTGTTATTTCTGCTGCCCTTGCTTTGATAAACTACATGGGGCTGGAAGTGGTGGGAATCCTATCCATTGTTGTATGCGTCATTTCCATGTCtccttttttgttgttgtctaTGTTTGGTTTACCCAAGGTGGACCTGGCATG TTTTCTACCGGTGATTACAATTGGTGGTGTTCTGTGGAGGCCGTTCGTCAACAGTTTGTTCTGGAATATGAACTCATTTGATGTTGGAGCAAGTTTTGCTGGAGAAGTACAGGACCCTGAGCGAGTCTTTCCCAAAGCCATGTTTCTTTCCGTCTCTTTTGTAGTATTCAGCTATCTACTTCCAGTCCTGATTGCCCTAGGAGCGTCGGACTTGGTACAGAGCAATTGGAATGCGGGGTACTTCACAACAGTAGCAGAGAAAGTTGTTGGTCCGTGGCTGGCAGTGTGGACGGTGTTTGCAGCAGCAGTTTCCGACATTGCCCTGTTTGAAGCCAAAATGAGTGGGGATGCTTATCAACTTATGGGGATGGCGGATTGTGGTCtgattccgaaaaagttTTGCAAGCGGTCTCGATTCGGCACGCCTACAAACGGTATTCTTGTTGGAACCTTTGTTATTTTCTGCTTGGGTGTGGTGGACTTTGAGTTGTTGGTGGAAATGCTTAATTTCGCTTACAGCGTTTCATTGCTGATGGAGTTTGCAGCCTTTGTCAATCTTTGA
- a CDS encoding predicted protein, producing the protein MTGDTHDISEILVFEFFEPVQYFDNPDVKFPQNKAKVGRWLGTATNVGQALCYHILTDKGTVITQSTVTPLQNLDSSALQTALATFDATIREIYQPSDFALGNKIKAPAFRRDEAMKVARRSDDPGDGNTRNRHVLYDLNEGDDHIQLDPGLTVDDFFHNDSPDQDPTSLIIGTDVLLTSGAVQRQGRVTKRDRDGTPVPNDDP; encoded by the coding sequence ATGACTGGCGACACCCATGATATTTCTGAAATCctggttttcgaatttttcgaaccagttcagtattttgacaatcccgatgtcaaatttccacaaaataaagccaaagtcggccgTTGGTTAGGTACTGCCACCAATGTGGGCCAAGCCTTGTGCTACCATATTTTGACAGACAAGGGTACTGTAATCACTCAATCTACTGTTACACCTCTCCAAAACCTCGATTCGTCTGCTCTGCAGACTGCCCTCGCTACTTTTGACGCCACCATAAGGGAGATTTATCAGCCTTCTGATTTCGCCCTCGgtaacaaaatcaaagcgccGGCTTTCCGCCGTGACGAAGCGATGAAAGTCGCTCGGCgatccgacgatcccggcGATGGCAACACCCGTAACAGACACGTGTTATACGATCTGAACGAAGGGGACGACCATATTCAACTGGATCCCGGGCTCACGGTTGATGATTTCTTCCATAACGACTCACCGGATCAGGACCCCACCTCCTTAATTATTGGTACTGACGTTCTACTCACTTCGGGTGCGGTTCAGCGCCAGGGCCGAGTTACCAAGCGCGATCGCGACGGTACTCCAGTCCCTAACGACGACCCTTga